Within the Toxoplasma gondii ME49 unplaced genomic scaffold asmbl.1885, whole genome shotgun sequence genome, the region ACAGAAAAGAAGTTTAGCAACCGCCACAGCAATCAGGGTAAATGGCAACCGTACGGCTTGCACTCCGTCTGAAAATGTGTGTGGAGACGTGGAGTTGCTAGACCAGCGTGGTGGTGCAGTCCGTAACTTACGCCGCGCCTGAGTGTATAGGCAAAGGAAAATCAAACGAACGCTGTACGTTTGATGGCCCAAGAGTATCTAGAGCATTTGTGACTCTGAACCACTGAAGCAGAATGCAGCACGGCCCTCACCGTAACATCGCTTCCGGTACACGTTTAGGGGTTTTCCGAGCGTTCACGAGACATACAGTTGATGGCTTACTTGAAGCTGGCGTAGTTGCTTTACGCAAATTTCTGCCCGAGTTGAGAAAGATGGTGCCGAGGAGGACAGCAAGCACGACGCTTGCAAGGCTGTAAAATTACGCCCGCATgagaaacaaacaaaaaCCGATGAGGACATCTACACAACATGACAGACAGAGCTGTCCCCCTTGCGTCGTTGCCCGTCGACATTCGCGTGGCAACAATACTTCTTTTCGTGACATACACTGAAGCGACTGCCTCGCGCTACGAATTTGCAAACCACGTTGCTGCCCAGGCAACAGCGATTCAGAAGTAGATATGACACCATAGAACATCGACAACGGGTGACAGTTCCGAAGGTTTAATCCGACTGCTTCATCGCTAGGAAACTCAGGGCTCCAGAGGAGTGTTTGGATAACAGAAGACACAAGTCCGGGGAGAGAGTTTGTTCCAGACAAGGGTAGTTTGACGGTGTTTGCATTCCCTTGCGAGCCACTTTTTTTCACGCTTCGCCAGTAGAAAATACTATTCTGGGGGCTGCGGCGCAAATCGAGTACCTCGGACATATCTGCCCATTCTACTCCACTGTGTCTGCAACATCCCCCTGCAGGGATGCCACACCGAGAAGCTGCACAGAGTGAGAATGATCCAAGCAACACGCGCCCATGGATTCGTGAGGTAAAGCTTAACAAAATGGTTTGCATTAGCCAGCAACCATACCGCGGGCTTCATTTCTCTGTCCGCTGTATCAGCAGCGTGGGCAGCGTCTGTGTGGCACTGATTTGCCATCTTTATGAAAAAACCATGATTTGTCAACTGGTATGATTCGTCGTAGAGCCAGCGCCGCGGAAACCGAACCGGAATGGGACGAGGCGAATGCTCGACATAGTAGCGGTTCCCTTAGCTCCCCTAGGAATTGGAAAGACATGGtatcttcttcactttctcatCGGTATCTTGGTTGAACCCGTTCGCTTCAGGACATCATAAACAAATATCTACAGAAACGCTGGCTGCCTGCCTTCTACGTAGCCGGAACGGTAGAGAAATTGGCCGTTCTGCCGCAACCGCCCGAGCAGACTTCACGCGCGCTTTACGGAtccctcttcctcgaagGAGATACACCAGGAAACGCTTTCTGCCGTTTTTGAGAAAGACGTTGCGGATATGTCTATCAATCGATAATGAACGGTGAACGATGCCAGCGGGCGCCTCCATGAGGTCGACAAATGATCCATCAATGAATGCTACGTAGTTCTTGCGTGTTTTATCACTCGAGACGTTCTTCTTACTGCAGCCGCGTTCAAGAGCCCGCCAAGCACGGGCAGCATTGACGTCAATCCGTTCCAAAGCTGCGTTTTGACTCACATTCCAGAAGCCACTATTCGACGACGTTGTCCGGAGAGTTGTATCTTTGAAAGACGCGCGGCGACGCTTGGACGTTTGCTCCGTTCTCCCAATGGTGTTTCGGCATTTGTATCACGCACCATGTCGAGAGATGTGTCGTTTACTCCTGTAGCACCGCCGTCTAGTTCTGTAGCACCGCTGTACGTACCACCCCTTTCAGGATCCGTCTCAAGACCCAGAACGGAGTTCGCCCATGCTGTGCGCATCCGACGTGTAGAGCACTCGAAAGGAACGAAGGACGCAAGAGCCGTCAGGCACAGTGCAACCGAGAACAGCATTGTGCACGACTCATGACGGAATAGCCGCCCACGTCTCGCCTTCAGTCGACAGGGGAGCTGGAAACCGGGGGGGAACCCCGGACATTTCTTCTGAATCAAATGCATCATTCTCTTCTCACCGCCAGTCAACCCCCCAGATGCGACGACCCTCCTGGATGTATGCTTCACCGTTTGGGGTGAACCTCATCAAGACGAAGGGACAACAATCACAAATTCCTGCTTGATCCAGAAAACGGTATAGAATCCGCGGGAAGATTGTACGGCTATCCGTAGAGACACACGGGGGACTAACGCTGCCTCACCAGGGAAGtgttctccgtttttcaATTCACGAACGGATTCTCGGCCGACAACGTTACCTACGATGGCTTGAGTCAAACTGACTGACTCCGTCTGCCATCTCTATTTATGCGTATAGAATTGCGGAGCTCTGTTGAAGGCAGTTAAGGCACATGCGTTTAGTTTCCAGACGAACAGCTCTCTCCaatatgcatgcagctcctTCTTCAGTAGAATGCGTGCAGAGTTTGCGCCGTCCGCCATGCAGCTACGACGCTGAGACCCCTTGGACCCTTATCTCCGGGCAAACACATTCGCGCAGAAGACACGTGCTGTCCTCCGgccagcgacagaaaaaaggaaaattAGATATCCTCCAGAGAATAAAGACAGCCGACGGACAAAGGTAGCAGCGATCTGAAACTGTCTGCAGTCCGGCGCAACATGGTGGCAGCGGGTCCAtgtgaacagaaaaaaaaacaggtcCTTTGTCTACCGCAATCCACCGTAGTCACTTTGTTTCATAGAGTATTAGAGGCATTTTTCTTACCAAGGACGTCAGTATACTCAGAGGACGTTTCATAGCGCCCCCACCCCCCATACTTACATGCTAGCTTTCGCCCAATGGGTGTCACTTGATGACGTGATTAAGCGGTTATCGCCTAAAGCAAAACGCTAGTCGAAATGCGGAAGCAGGACGTCACTGCGCTGAACCTGTGCAGTATAACTGCACTCACTAAAATGCATTTCAGTCTAAATATGGTGACTGAGATAGCTAGATGCCTTTGTATCCAGTTAGTGATATTCAGGTTCAAATATTCTTTTTGAACCTCGACAGATATTACAACTACCGTGAATGCCTGCTGGAGGTCCACGGATGGTGGcttattttcttctctatTTGACGGTTGAGCTGCATTGCGTTCACACGCTTATCCTGGATACGATTAAATGCAATCTTAATGGAGCACGTGTGAACGACGATAATTCAGTGTGTAGCACCGTCCGTGGTAGGTAAAGGGGCCTTCACCCTTGGTGGTAACTGTGTTCGGGGACTTACTGCCATCATCAATCCAACACGATACCGTTACTCGAAAATGTCTTCTGGCTTACTGCACGAGCGAGTAGCTGCCGAGCAGTCCTGTCCAGAACGTCCGACAGGGTTCAAAAGGAAGAAGCTCTTTGAAATCGAAGCATGATCATGGAAAAGGAAGTCATTTGCAAATCTGGCCGCGACGCGAACCTTCATTGGTCTAACGTCTCTCGAAGTCTTGTAAGCTCAATGTCTCGAATGCCGGTTTTTTCATTGCTGGCAAACGTAGCGAGAAATAGAAGTGTTCTACTGCGAGAAGCTCGCAGAGCAATACCCATCTCTAGAGAATGTTCAATGGACACTTGCAAGAGATACAAGATAGCAGGCACCTTAGACATCGATAATGCAATAATCATTCATGGTCCTTAGAGAATATGGTTTGGCTGCTCTTAGCGCAATTGTCCTCTGACTGCGCAGTAGACATGTATGACGATGGCGCGTGtattttcctctcttctttatGGCTGAACCAATAACAACACACAGGTGTTTATCCGCTGCATATCATGCTGGCCATGATTGAGCTTGACGCCACCAGGTAAATCCGTCGATG harbors:
- a CDS encoding Toxoplasma gondii family C protein (encoded by transcript TGME49_329400~Predicted trans-membrane domain (TMHMM2.0):34-54:136-159) translates to MMHLIQKKCPGFPPGFQLPCRLKARRGRLFRHESCTMLFSVALCLTALASFVPFECSTRRMRTAWANSVLGLETDPERGGTYSGATELDGGATGVNDTSLDMVRDTNAETPLGERSKRPSVAARLSKIQLSGQRRRIVASGILASVVLAVLLGTIFLNSGRNLRKATTPASSAALQVSTTGLQKRVCFADSEGDMIESLFRRTSCSSVLGDMKRERFRRLGLGEN